The Pleurodeles waltl isolate 20211129_DDA chromosome 6, aPleWal1.hap1.20221129, whole genome shotgun sequence genome has a segment encoding these proteins:
- the PERM1 gene encoding PGC-1 and ERR-induced regulator in muscle protein 1, whose product MDNFEYSIQLNDRDWADFFSEAEECHLEEASLATADDQILSDTDPEENLQEEGPTRRSRQIKISLCSGELGPMSRIWAPTVHNIWGISDNHDVTPELHLPRDQDVLSGSEDEEDEISSVSRYLCDRDKTWQNQLDSTMLKTQMVSSCPSRTTRTSRSSRDIVSCEDLSHGQEGKGWTPEHNGADPLTSTLPNPFSSIQQSRIPYAKVEPWRNPGHNLDVTERPEGSLSSSMMGSPIEHSEEDSPGADILSTGPGTVFAPGQGRLYPVLMVGPQGEKSANARLSTLLPLACDDSSQKSIHISSTQGTQLGKYRGQGAHLINNGQQNIEEGSLGVELPILGGSGDEEVEDSRGEEVKSPNCNRLKWQSEIDNHHSKTQWYPHLDNLTEKMSLGEEVHGSLPDGNGIRRFGLLDSMPGSQTRIKTEGPVEDMAGIDRSVGKAISGDPTDPAPSTCTANPICIPNPDWEQQEGRDSGCFAPSIPDVFTPPEDKFTMTFPETYDFFLCENHEQGEPNARNIQANKPEALLVVDSEEAMSAPEIYEYFFCEGEKDDCMLERTPLVQGWCSRTRPPSPPAGEHSTEDQPTSISFPEAYEHFFDDSNRPISSHRGLFGMSSLRATGVPAAWRSFLPQRIRMQVKPVTSISTTEMKAGRQRQLFPLLMNPHLTKEESQEQGEASRKAIAIRGAHPRQLVIGQGDMCLVFLAFATWAVKTTDLQAPDAWKTALLANLGAVTAIRYLRRRARGEGGRLHQRCHEEPLL is encoded by the exons ATGGATAACTTTGAGTACAGCATTCAGCTGAACGATCGTGACTGGGCTGACTTTTTCTCTGAAGCAGAGGAGTGTCACTTAGAAGAAGCCTCACTGGCCACAGCGGATGACCAGATCTTGAGTGACACAGACCCAGAGGAGAACCTGCAGGAGGAAGGCCCCACCAGGAGAAGCAGGCAGATCAAGATCAGCCTGTGTTCTGGGGAGCTGGGGCCCATGTCTAGAATTTGGGCCCCCACCGTTCACAATATTTGGGGCATATCAGACAACCATGATGTCACGCCGGAGCTCCACCTACCACGCGACCAGGATGTTCTGTCTGGCAGCGAGGATGAGGAGGACGAAATTAGCTCAGTTAGCAGGTACCTGTGTGACAGAGATAAAACGTGGCAAAATCAGCTAGACTCAACCATGTTGAAAACCCAGATGGTATCATCCTGTCCATCAAGGACAACTCGGACATCTAGAAGCAGCAGAGACATTGTGTCCTGTGAGGACCTGTCTCATGGACAAGAGGGCAAAGGATGGACCCCAGAACACAATGGAGCAGATCCCCTAACTTCTACTCTGCCTAATCCATTCTCAAGTATTCAGCAATCCAGGATACCATATGCCAAGGTAGAACCGTGGAgaaatccaggacacaacctggacGTTACAGAGAGGCCTGAGGGTAGCCTTTCTTCATCAATGATGGGATCCCCGATTGAACATAGTGAAGAAGACTCTCCTGGTGCAGATATTTTaagcacaggcccagggactgtGTTTGCTCCAGGCCAAGGCAGACTTTACCCTGTCTTGATGGTGGGACCAcaaggtgaaaagagtgcaaatgcCAGACTCTCCACTCTCCTGCCCCTGGCCTGCGATGACAGCAGTCAGAAATCTATACATATTTCTTCTACACAAGGAACCCAGTTGGGAAAGTATAGAGGCCAAGGTGCTCACTTGATCAACAATGGCCAACAGAATATTGAGGAGGGAAGTTTGGGGGTGGAACTTCCTATCCTGGGGGGCTCAGGGGATGAGGAAGTAGAGGACTCAAGAGGTGAGGAGGTTAAAAGCCCAAATTGTAACAGGCTTAAATGGCAAAGTGAAATTGACAACCATCATAGCAAAACTCAATGGTACCCCCACCTGGATAATCTAACAGAGAAGATGAGTTTGGGTGAAGAGGTCCATGGTTCACTTCCAGATGGCAATGGAATAAGACGTTTTGGACTGCTGGACTCAATGCCTGGAAGCCAAACAAGAATTAAAACTGAAGGACCAGTGGAAGACATGGCAGGGATCGACAGAAGCGTTGGGAAAGCAATATCAGGAGACCCCACAGACCCTGCACCATCGACTTGCACTGCAAATCCTATCTGCATACCTAATCCAGATTGGGAGCAACAAGAAGGTCGTGATTCTGGTTGTTTTGCGCCTTCCATTCCTGATGTCTTCACTCCTCCTGAGGacaaattcaccatgacttttccTGAAACCTATGACTTCTTTTTGTGTGAAAATCACGAACAAGGAGAGCCCAATGCCCGAAACATTCAAGCTAACAAACCTGAGGCATTACTAGTGGTAGACAGTGAGGAGGCTATGAGTGCCCCAGAAATCTATGAATATTTCTTCTGTGAAGGTGAAAAGGATGATTGCATGCTAGAGAGGACCCCGTTGGTGCAAGGATGGTGTAGCAGGACTCGTCCACCATCCCCTCCAGCCGGTGAACATTCTACAGAAGATCAGCCCACCTCTATATCCTTTCCTGAAGCCTATGAGCATTTTTTTGATGACAGCAACAGACCTATAAGCAGTCACAGAGGACTCTTTGGCATGTCATCCTTGAGGGCTACAGGAGTGCCTGCGGCCTGGCGGTCTTTTCTTCCCCAAAGGATCCGCATGCAGGTGAAACCTGTAACCTCCATAAGTACAACTGAAATGAAAGCTGGAAGACAGAGACAGCTCTTTCCCCTTCTAATGAACCCACATCTCACCAAAGAGGAGAGCCAAGAGCAGGGGGAAGCTTCCAGAAAGGCTATCGCTATAAGAG GAGCCCATCCTCGACAGCTCGTCATCGGTCAGGGTGATATGTGCCTGGTCTTTTTGGCTTTTGCGACTTGGGCAGTGAAGACCACAGACCTGCAGGCGCCGGATGCTTGGAAGACAG